In the genome of Corvus cornix cornix isolate S_Up_H32 chromosome 7, ASM73873v5, whole genome shotgun sequence, the window CTCTTTCGGGAGCATTCCGTGCTCCCCCCCACGTGGGAGGGTGCTGAgacccagcagctcagctcactggccagggctggggtggcTTTGCCTGCAGGATTTCCGAAGGCTGTATGccccagggaggaggaagaggaggaggaagaataCAGGAGACCTGTCACCTTCACACTGGGAAATGAGATACTGGGGCTGGGCCCAGAGTCTGAGTTTCAGAACCCTGATGCTGACGTCTACATGCACTTCTTGATGAGCCACTGCTGTTATGATGCCATCCCCACCAGCTGCAAGCTTGTCATCTTCGACATCTCCCTGGAGGTGATAACCTGGGAGATGAGTGGGGATGGGCAGTGAAGAAGCAGGCTTGGGGACCCTCTGAACCCTTCCGCACTCTGCCAGCAGATCAAGAAAGCCTTTGTGGCACTGGTGGCCAACGGGGTGCGTGCTGCCCCTCTCTGGGACAGCAAGATGCAGAGCTTTGTGGGTGAGTGCCAGCAGCGATGCGTGGCCCCCTCCCCTGCCTTGCAGAGAGGGTGCAGGCAGCGCTGCCAGTCCCACACATCTCCACAGGGATGCTCACCATCACCGACTTCATCAACATCCTCCACCGCTACTACCGCTCGCCTCTGGTGAGTGCAGTGAGGAGAGCTCGGGGGATCAGGACATGcatggggcagggagcaggtgTCCCCACCACTCCTGGTCCCTTCTTAATCACTAGACAATGACCAGAGGATGATTCTGGGCCAGACCAGCATCCACTGGTTGCTCCCCTGCTTGGCCTCCAGAATGTAATCCCTGTGCTTGGGTGATGGGGTGTgatgcccagggaagggggcaGTGTCCCAGAGTGCCCTCAGTACCCCATGGAACCACCGTGACCAGGGAATTTCCTTGCCTTCAGGTTCAGATCTATGAGTTGGAGGAGCACAAGATTGAGACCTGGAGAGGTAAAAATCATGGGGTGATGTGGGTGGCTGGGCTGATGTTGTCACACAGGGCATAGAGGTGGGCTGTGGTGGTGTGGGGCTGCAACACAGGACTGCAGGACCCCCTCTCATAGCTTTCTCCCTTAGCAGAGGTGTACCTGCAGGGCTCCTTCAAGCCACTAGTCTACATCTCTCCGAGTGATAGGTGAGAGCCTGCCCACTGGGGGGGAGAGCACACACCTTGGagtgggggtgtgtgtgtgcctggaATGCAGCCCTATCCCCCCACGATGTCCCCATCACCCACAGCCTCTTCGACGCTGTCTACTCCCTGATCAAGCACAAAATCCACCGCCTGCCTGTCATTGAGCCTGTCTCAGGCAATGTCCTGCACATCCTGACGCACAAGCGCATCCTCAAGTTTCTCCACATCTTTGTGAGTGttggggctgtgtgtgcacacacgtGGCTGGTGTGTAGGGGCACAGACAAGGGTGTCAAGCTGTACATaggtgccagcccagccctgccttgtCCCATCAAAGGGTTCTACCATTCCCAAGCCACActtcctgaagaaaacagtgCAGGAACTGTGCATTGGCACCTTCCGTGATCTGGCCGTTGTGCCCGAGACTGCCCCGATCTACACTGCCTTGGAGATTTTTGTGGATCGCCGTGTCTCCGCCTTGCCTGTCATCAATGATGCTGGTACCTGGGGAGGGAAAAAGTGACATCCTTATCTCCCTCTGCTAGCAGCTCCAGTACCCTCCCTACCCAAACCCCCTCTCCTGGCCCTTGGGCTGCC includes:
- the PRKAG3 gene encoding 5'-AMP-activated protein kinase subunit gamma-3 isoform X3 translates to MERLRGPAASQVALLDAAACPEEEGFPKAVCPREEEEEEEEYRRPVTFTLGNEILGLGPESEFQNPDADVYMHFLMSHCCYDAIPTSCKLVIFDISLEIKKAFVALVANGVRAAPLWDSKMQSFVGMLTITDFINILHRYYRSPLVQIYELEEHKIETWREVYLQGSFKPLVYISPSDSLFDAVYSLIKHKIHRLPVIEPVSGNVLHILTHKRILKFLHIFGSTIPKPHFLKKTVQELCIGTFRDLAVVPETAPIYTALEIFVDRRVSALPVINDAGQVVGLYSRFDVIHLAAQKTYNNLDISVREALQQRSICLEGVLTCYPHEPMEDIIDRIAKEQVHRLVLVDENRYPRGIISLSDILQALVLTPAGIDRSSL
- the PRKAG3 gene encoding 5'-AMP-activated protein kinase subunit gamma-3 isoform X1; the protein is MERLRGPAASQVALLDAAACPEEEGFPKAVCPREEEEEEEEYRRPVTFTLGNEILGLGPESEFQNPDADVYMHFLMSHCCYDAIPTSCKLVIFDISLEQIKKAFVALVANGVRAAPLWDSKMQSFVGMLTITDFINILHRYYRSPLVQIYELEEHKIETWRAEVYLQGSFKPLVYISPSDSLFDAVYSLIKHKIHRLPVIEPVSGNVLHILTHKRILKFLHIFGSTIPKPHFLKKTVQELCIGTFRDLAVVPETAPIYTALEIFVDRRVSALPVINDAGQVVGLYSRFDVIHLAAQKTYNNLDISVREALQQRSICLEGVLTCYPHEPMEDIIDRIAKEQVHRLVLVDENRYPRGIISLSDILQALVLTPAGIDALNS
- the PRKAG3 gene encoding 5'-AMP-activated protein kinase subunit gamma-3 isoform X2, whose amino-acid sequence is MERLRGPAASQVALLDAAACPEEEGFPKAVCPREEEEEEEEYRRPVTFTLGNEILGLGPESEFQNPDADVYMHFLMSHCCYDAIPTSCKLVIFDISLEQIKKAFVALVANGVRAAPLWDSKMQSFVGMLTITDFINILHRYYRSPLVQIYELEEHKIETWREVYLQGSFKPLVYISPSDSLFDAVYSLIKHKIHRLPVIEPVSGNVLHILTHKRILKFLHIFGSTIPKPHFLKKTVQELCIGTFRDLAVVPETAPIYTALEIFVDRRVSALPVINDAGQVVGLYSRFDVIHLAAQKTYNNLDISVREALQQRSICLEGVLTCYPHEPMEDIIDRIAKEQVHRLVLVDENRYPRGIISLSDILQALVLTPAGIDALNS
- the PRKAG3 gene encoding 5'-AMP-activated protein kinase subunit gamma-3 isoform X4; amino-acid sequence: MERLRGPAASQVALLDAAACPEEEGFPKAVCPREEEEEEEEYRRPVTFTLGNEILGLGPESEFQNPDADVYMHFLMSHCCYDAIPTSCKLVIFDISLEQIKKAFVALVANGVRAAPLWDSKMQSFVGMLTITDFINILHRYYRSPLVQIYELEEHKIETWRAEVYLQGSFKPLVYISPSDSLFDAVYSLIKHKIHRLPVIEPVSGNVLHILTHKRILKFLHIFPHFLKKTVQELCIGTFRDLAVVPETAPIYTALEIFVDRRVSALPVINDAGQVVGLYSRFDVIHLAAQKTYNNLDISVREALQQRSICLEGVLTCYPHEPMEDIIDRIAKEQVHRLVLVDENRYPRGIISLSDILQALVLTPAGIDALNS